From Candidatus Zixiibacteriota bacterium, one genomic window encodes:
- a CDS encoding DUF255 domain-containing protein has translation MRLIKPLVLVMALVCFAVPVVLAETAEKPTGSAPAGAQTSAKPPDSAKGAEIKWIPFDEGLARAKNEGKHIFVDITASWCGWCKKMEKETFNQPEVVKMVNENFVPVKVWGDSDKEFMIEGYKISERNLATSAFGVTGFPTFFFLCPDGKAYNRLIGYRVKDALMKELTFARTIDCDTLEARQSSGAADQKGTDKK, from the coding sequence ATGCGATTGATCAAACCGCTCGTGCTTGTCATGGCGCTTGTCTGTTTCGCAGTCCCGGTCGTATTGGCCGAGACCGCTGAGAAACCGACCGGTTCTGCGCCTGCAGGCGCACAGACCTCCGCCAAACCACCCGACTCCGCCAAGGGCGCGGAGATCAAGTGGATCCCGTTCGACGAGGGGCTTGCCAGAGCCAAAAACGAAGGCAAGCATATCTTTGTGGATATCACCGCCTCCTGGTGCGGCTGGTGCAAGAAGATGGAGAAAGAGACGTTCAACCAGCCGGAAGTGGTCAAGATGGTGAACGAGAACTTCGTGCCGGTCAAAGTCTGGGGCGACTCCGACAAGGAGTTCATGATCGAGGGGTACAAGATCTCCGAGCGGAATCTGGCCACCAGCGCTTTCGGCGTGACCGGCTTTCCCACTTTCTTCTTTCTCTGCCCGGATGGGAAAGCGTACAATCGTTTGATCGGCTATCGCGTCAAAGACGCACTGATGAAAGAGCTGACCTTCGCTCGTACGATCGACTGCGACACGCTGGAAGCCAGGCAGTCATCGGGAGCAGCCGACCAGAAGGGCACGGACAAGAAGTGA
- a CDS encoding GNAT family N-acetyltransferase, with protein MNVTINPINDHDLGWVKQVWLAWGGEFVVTRGRKVLPDQCRGFCAIDDSGKRAGLVTYQISGSQCEVITLDTMVRFGGVGTALMSAVESAARESGCRRLWFITTNDNLDAIRFYQRRGYTIAAVHLDAIAESRKLKPSISLVGNYGIPIRDEIEFEKWL; from the coding sequence GTGAACGTGACAATCAATCCTATCAACGACCACGACCTCGGTTGGGTGAAGCAGGTCTGGTTGGCTTGGGGAGGGGAATTTGTCGTCACCCGTGGTCGGAAGGTGTTGCCGGACCAGTGTCGCGGGTTCTGCGCGATCGATGATTCCGGCAAGCGTGCGGGGTTGGTGACCTATCAGATCTCCGGCTCTCAGTGTGAAGTAATAACGCTCGATACGATGGTCCGTTTTGGCGGCGTTGGAACCGCGCTCATGAGCGCGGTTGAGTCGGCAGCTCGTGAATCGGGATGCCGTCGGCTCTGGTTCATCACCACCAACGACAACCTGGATGCCATCCGGTTCTATCAGCGACGCGGGTACACCATTGCCGCCGTCCATTTGGATGCCATCGCTGAATCCCGCAAGCTGAAACCGTCAATTTCGCTTGTCGGCAACTACGGCATTCCGATTCGCGATGAGATCGAATTCGAGAAATGGCTGTAG
- a CDS encoding TlpA disulfide reductase family protein produces MNTNVTKQIGHRIRQISILSIAASAVLLASCKTDNQKTGSTPGADLQAQPAMAAGQNQFKAYDLNGKLRNSSEWVGRQPVVLNFWGTWCPPCRREIPDLVKLYDEYRTKGVEIIGLAVKDQPMTVKVFTQEAGMDWVMLMADYDVLSQFNVTGGIPTTIFLDKNGNEIGRVIGAQSYEQFKPRFDAIL; encoded by the coding sequence ATGAACACGAACGTGACGAAGCAGATTGGTCATCGAATCAGACAAATTTCGATTTTGTCAATTGCCGCCTCGGCAGTATTGCTTGCCTCCTGCAAGACCGATAACCAGAAAACTGGCAGTACGCCGGGTGCCGATCTCCAGGCGCAGCCGGCGATGGCAGCGGGGCAGAACCAATTCAAAGCGTATGATCTGAACGGCAAACTTCGCAACTCCAGCGAATGGGTCGGACGGCAGCCGGTGGTGCTCAACTTTTGGGGAACCTGGTGCCCGCCGTGCCGTCGCGAGATCCCGGACCTGGTGAAGCTGTATGACGAATATCGCACGAAGGGGGTGGAGATCATCGGCCTGGCCGTCAAGGACCAGCCGATGACCGTCAAGGTGTTTACGCAGGAGGCCGGCATGGACTGGGTGATGCTGATGGCCGACTACGATGTGTTGTCGCAGTTCAATGTTACCGGCGGAATCCCCACGACCATATTTCTTGACAAGAACGGTAACGAGATAGGGCGCGTGATCGGTGCTCAGTCCTACGAGCAGTTCAAGCCGCGGTTCGACGCGATACTGTAA
- a CDS encoding GNAT family N-acetyltransferase yields the protein MNTEIRRLSIADYDDVIKLWSLAGLPHRPRGRDSRQKFSEELQLPVVGLFGLFHNSELLAVGLANYDGRRGWVNRVAVHPDYRGKRLAGEIIRECEQFLRSRGAVVICALIEEHNLPSMAAFSKAGYICHNDIKYFSKRESPDA from the coding sequence ATGAACACTGAGATTCGCCGGCTAAGTATTGCCGACTATGACGACGTCATCAAGCTGTGGTCGCTGGCCGGCTTGCCCCATCGCCCGCGCGGTCGCGACAGCCGCCAGAAATTCAGCGAGGAGCTTCAGCTTCCAGTAGTCGGGCTGTTTGGGCTGTTTCACAACAGTGAGCTTCTTGCTGTCGGGCTGGCCAATTACGACGGCCGCAGGGGGTGGGTCAATCGAGTGGCGGTACACCCTGACTATCGCGGTAAAAGACTGGCAGGTGAAATAATTCGGGAATGCGAGCAGTTTCTCAGGAGTCGTGGCGCCGTGGTCATCTGCGCCCTGATCGAAGAGCACAATCTGCCGTCGATGGCGGCATTCTCCAAGGCCGGCTACATCTGTCACAATGATATCAAGTATTTCTCCAAGCGGGAATCACCGGACGCGTGA
- a CDS encoding DUF5684 domain-containing protein gives MMVEEMVVEPGGAGMFAAIGAAFWLLLVGLYLLFSWLFYRIAKNAGQEESAWWAFVPILNFFLMIKAAGRPLWWFVLCLIPIVNIVVLCILWIDIAKNCGQAGFWGFLMIIPFANLIATLVLAFSTPPRRSGSFSHPTRPRQPVGAR, from the coding sequence ATGATGGTTGAGGAAATGGTTGTCGAACCGGGCGGCGCAGGCATGTTCGCCGCGATTGGAGCAGCGTTCTGGCTGCTGCTGGTGGGGTTATACCTGCTGTTTAGCTGGCTGTTCTATCGGATAGCCAAAAACGCCGGTCAGGAAGAGAGTGCCTGGTGGGCGTTCGTACCGATACTGAACTTCTTCTTGATGATCAAGGCCGCAGGGCGCCCACTGTGGTGGTTCGTGCTCTGCCTGATTCCGATCGTCAATATCGTGGTGCTCTGCATCCTCTGGATCGATATTGCGAAAAACTGCGGCCAGGCGGGATTTTGGGGTTTTCTGATGATTATCCCGTTTGCGAACCTGATCGCGACCCTCGTGTTGGCGTTCAGCACGCCGCCGCGTCGCTCCGGCTCGTTCTCTCATCCCACCCGCCCGCGTCAGCCGGTCGGTGCTCGATAA
- a CDS encoding DUF116 domain-containing protein — protein MTRTPPTYHLRPGFDARLESFLDQFLKEGMAYFSEEFGAIDGFLAHALADRSERDDHELRRTPKENYLHALLTVAMLNRQNRQAFNRSKETLIVMPDCLSLHNPSCLKTDEKWGDQCQSCTPTCRAYQVQELADQYGATCLFSKRKLAEQIGHFAGRSENLGVIGIACILMLAEGMRTAADAGLPVRGVLLDFCGCEHWNDEPFASEFDISMLAGILKEKYEH, from the coding sequence GTGACTCGCACACCACCGACGTATCACCTGAGGCCGGGATTCGACGCCCGACTCGAATCCTTCCTGGATCAGTTCCTGAAAGAGGGGATGGCATATTTTTCTGAAGAATTTGGCGCCATCGACGGTTTCCTGGCTCACGCCCTCGCTGATCGAAGCGAGCGGGACGATCATGAGCTACGCCGCACTCCCAAAGAAAACTATCTTCACGCGCTCTTGACGGTCGCCATGCTCAACCGGCAGAACCGCCAGGCGTTTAACCGCAGCAAGGAGACGCTCATAGTCATGCCCGATTGCCTGTCGCTGCACAATCCGAGTTGCCTGAAAACGGATGAGAAATGGGGAGACCAGTGTCAAAGCTGCACGCCGACCTGCCGGGCGTACCAGGTACAGGAGTTGGCCGACCAGTATGGTGCCACCTGCCTGTTCTCCAAGCGAAAGCTGGCCGAGCAGATCGGGCATTTCGCGGGACGGTCAGAGAACCTCGGTGTGATCGGCATTGCCTGTATCCTCATGCTGGCGGAAGGGATGCGTACGGCCGCCGACGCCGGTCTGCCGGTGCGGGGCGTACTCCTTGATTTCTGCGGATGCGAACACTGGAACGACGAACCATTTGCCTCCGAGTTTGACATAAGTATGCTGGCAGGTATTCTGAAGGAGAAGTATGAACACTGA
- a CDS encoding c-type cytochrome, which yields MNYPFWDVGIGYGWLMAVVAVLHVFVSHFAIGGGLYLVVTEHLARRTNDGLRLEFLQRLSKFFVLVTLVFGGLSGVGIWFVIGLLNPAATEVLIHNFVWGWATEWTFFVVEITSALLYYYGWKRISARSHLILGWIYFVAAWLSLFIINGIVTFMLTPGSWLQTGNFWDGFFNPTFWPSLAFRTGVCIMLAGLYALLVASRFPKSDSLTRLVRYNAGWGLAGLILMVPTFYWYWKSIPGAITVSALERMPTPIQAVTASYWYAGGVAVLLILFGFLLAKRYTTVIALVTMLFGLLWFGEYEWFRESIRKPFVITDFMYGNGVEVAYARVYQEEGYLNQMVYRTGDKGADLFRRLCRSCHTLSGYKPLKPVFDGTDEPFIADMVKGTQLMRGHMPPFLGKPWEADTLAAYLAARTDRRPVSQVFGLSGVELGKTVFDQRCAPCHWAGGVSDKTESLAGLSDQEYDDILTNAAELGDGMPAFTASEEERAALIAYFKTLQKGAAHVTP from the coding sequence ATGAATTATCCGTTTTGGGACGTTGGGATCGGGTACGGCTGGCTGATGGCAGTCGTGGCGGTTCTCCATGTCTTTGTTTCCCACTTTGCCATCGGCGGGGGGTTGTATCTTGTCGTGACTGAGCATCTGGCCCGCAGGACGAACGACGGACTTCGGCTTGAGTTCTTGCAGCGGCTGAGCAAGTTCTTTGTCCTGGTCACGCTGGTCTTCGGCGGACTGAGTGGGGTGGGAATCTGGTTCGTTATCGGACTGTTGAATCCGGCTGCCACGGAGGTGCTTATCCACAACTTCGTGTGGGGCTGGGCGACTGAATGGACATTTTTCGTAGTAGAGATCACCTCCGCGTTGCTGTACTACTATGGCTGGAAGCGGATATCGGCCAGAAGCCATCTCATCCTCGGCTGGATCTACTTTGTTGCCGCCTGGTTGTCATTGTTCATTATCAACGGGATCGTCACATTTATGCTGACACCCGGCTCCTGGCTTCAGACCGGCAATTTCTGGGATGGATTCTTCAACCCCACTTTCTGGCCCTCATTGGCGTTCCGAACGGGGGTGTGCATCATGCTGGCAGGATTGTACGCGTTGTTGGTCGCCTCACGTTTCCCTAAATCTGACTCCCTCACGAGGCTCGTTCGCTATAACGCCGGATGGGGCCTGGCAGGACTAATCCTCATGGTGCCCACTTTCTACTGGTATTGGAAGTCGATTCCAGGCGCGATAACCGTCTCTGCGCTTGAGCGGATGCCAACCCCTATTCAGGCGGTTACCGCATCATACTGGTACGCGGGAGGCGTGGCGGTACTGTTAATCCTGTTCGGTTTCCTCTTGGCGAAGAGATACACGACCGTAATTGCTCTGGTCACGATGCTGTTTGGACTCTTGTGGTTCGGCGAATACGAGTGGTTTCGCGAATCGATACGCAAGCCGTTTGTCATCACGGATTTCATGTACGGCAACGGAGTTGAAGTCGCCTATGCCCGCGTCTACCAGGAGGAGGGATATCTCAACCAGATGGTGTACCGTACCGGCGACAAAGGCGCCGATCTCTTTCGGCGGTTATGCCGAAGTTGCCACACCCTTTCGGGATACAAGCCCCTGAAGCCGGTATTCGACGGCACTGATGAGCCGTTTATTGCCGATATGGTGAAGGGCACGCAGCTGATGCGAGGTCATATGCCGCCGTTTCTCGGGAAACCGTGGGAAGCTGATACCCTTGCTGCGTATCTTGCGGCGCGGACCGATCGACGCCCCGTGAGCCAGGTTTTCGGCCTCAGCGGCGTAGAGCTGGGAAAGACAGTATTCGACCAGCGGTGTGCGCCCTGTCACTGGGCGGGAGGGGTTTCGGACAAAACAGAGTCTCTGGCGGGTCTTAGCGACCAGGAATACGACGATATACTGACTAACGCTGCTGAGCTCGGAGATGGTATGCCGGCGTTCACGGCGAGCGAAGAAGAACGTGCGGCACTGATAGCATACTTCAAGACACTACAGAAAGGGGCGGCCCATGTCACTCCCTGA
- a CDS encoding DNA polymerase III subunit alpha, whose product MKYANYVHLHTHSQYSLLDGACRLDNLIELAKEFKMPAVAVTDHGNLFGAIEFYKKATRAGIKPIIGMEAYVAAGSRFDKKPSSQYPNGGFHLILLAKDLTGYHNLIKLASTAYLEGFYYRPRIDKEILKQHSQGLIATSACLQGEVNWYLLRGETDQAVATAREYQQIFGEGNFFLEIQNHDLELEQQVIPKVDAVSRETGIPLVVTNDCHYLRQKDWEAHDALLCIQTNKTVEDHDRMRYNTDQIYFKTAEEMEQRFGDFKEAMANTVRIAEACNLEIETGKLKLPVFPIPQQYVDADAYLRHETEAGLRERYPKITEEIRKRMEYELGVIKQMGYAGYFLIVKDFCDYARKQKIRVGPGRGSAAGSLVSYVLKITDVDPIRFKLLFERFLNPERISMPDIDIDFADRGRDKIIQYVIDRYGSDNVSQIITFGTLKSRIVVRDVGRVLGIAYAEVDKIAKMIPAAVDMTLENALKTTPELADLVEKDARVRRLIDYSRTLEGLARHSSTHAAGVVIAPSALTNWVPLFKSTEDEITTQYDMKMVEEIGLLKMDFLGLRTLTVVDDALRMIAENHADAVIDIDNLSLDDPKVYQLFARGDTIGIFQFESSGMRDYLRKLRPETFADITAMNALYRPGPLDAKQADGSTMIDIYINCKHGAKDIHFLHPTLERILGETYGVIVFQEQVLQIANQLAGYSLGKADLLRKAMGKKDAALMAAQKKEFLEGTDKHKIDRKVSEEIFHQIETFARYGFNKAHATCYALIAYQTAWLKCYYPHEFMAALMTSEISDTDRIYTLLEEARRLGIKVEPPDVNESQTDFSVVAGRIRFGLLAVKNVGEGAARSVVEARQQRGVFKSLAELASRVPARHLNRRTLEALIAAGACDSLEGNRAQKFEAVEPMLNYGHRVAETANSHDLFAGSGGVQRVAPALPNVPDWPTAKKLAEEKAMLGFYISGHPLDKFRDELVCFSTSSLADLKQANDGREVTVGGIITTVKKMVDKKGNLMAFVGLEDFSGGAELICFSDCFDKNKAHIEVDSIVLVSGRVSTREGEAAKVITSEVMPLESLSERFSCQLVIKVDADCTETQMDRVLAVLKEHPGEAPVLLAARHNGSEVYIRSRKYAVSADFTLLNALKELLGDSAAHLRKVTTRNGF is encoded by the coding sequence ATGAAATACGCCAATTACGTACATCTGCACACACACAGTCAGTACTCCCTTCTGGACGGCGCCTGTCGGCTGGACAACCTGATCGAACTCGCCAAGGAATTCAAGATGCCCGCGGTGGCGGTCACCGATCACGGCAACTTGTTCGGCGCGATAGAGTTCTACAAGAAAGCCACCAGGGCAGGCATCAAGCCGATTATCGGTATGGAAGCGTATGTCGCAGCCGGCAGCCGTTTCGACAAGAAACCCTCGAGTCAGTATCCCAATGGCGGCTTTCATCTCATCCTGCTGGCCAAGGACCTGACCGGTTATCACAACCTGATTAAGCTTGCCTCGACGGCATATCTTGAGGGGTTCTACTACCGTCCGCGCATCGATAAAGAAATACTCAAACAGCACTCGCAAGGGCTAATAGCCACATCGGCCTGTCTGCAGGGAGAGGTGAATTGGTATCTGCTTCGGGGTGAGACGGACCAGGCAGTGGCGACTGCGCGAGAATATCAGCAGATTTTCGGCGAGGGGAACTTCTTCCTCGAGATTCAGAATCACGATCTGGAACTGGAACAACAGGTGATCCCGAAAGTCGATGCCGTTTCCCGTGAAACCGGCATCCCGTTGGTGGTTACCAACGACTGCCACTACCTCCGGCAGAAAGACTGGGAGGCGCACGACGCTCTCCTGTGTATCCAGACCAACAAGACGGTCGAGGATCACGATCGGATGCGCTATAACACCGATCAGATTTATTTCAAGACGGCCGAGGAGATGGAACAGCGGTTCGGTGATTTCAAGGAAGCGATGGCCAATACTGTCCGGATTGCCGAAGCCTGCAATCTCGAGATAGAAACCGGCAAACTGAAGCTGCCCGTATTCCCGATCCCGCAGCAGTATGTCGACGCCGATGCATACCTTCGGCATGAGACCGAAGCGGGTCTACGGGAACGGTACCCGAAGATCACCGAAGAGATTCGCAAGCGAATGGAGTACGAGCTCGGCGTCATTAAGCAGATGGGGTATGCCGGATATTTCCTTATCGTGAAGGATTTCTGCGACTACGCGCGCAAGCAGAAGATACGTGTTGGTCCGGGGCGAGGCTCGGCTGCCGGGTCACTCGTCTCATATGTGCTGAAGATCACCGATGTGGACCCGATCCGTTTCAAACTCCTGTTTGAGCGCTTCCTCAACCCGGAGCGTATTTCGATGCCGGATATCGATATCGATTTCGCCGACCGCGGTCGTGACAAGATCATCCAGTACGTTATCGACCGGTACGGTTCGGACAATGTCTCCCAGATCATCACGTTCGGGACGCTCAAGTCGCGCATCGTCGTGCGCGATGTCGGGCGCGTGCTGGGAATCGCCTACGCCGAAGTTGACAAGATCGCCAAGATGATCCCGGCGGCGGTGGATATGACACTCGAGAATGCACTCAAGACCACGCCTGAACTGGCGGATCTGGTGGAAAAGGATGCTCGTGTCCGTCGATTGATCGATTATTCCAGGACGCTCGAGGGGTTGGCGAGGCACTCGTCGACACACGCCGCAGGTGTGGTGATCGCGCCCTCAGCCCTGACCAACTGGGTGCCGCTGTTCAAGAGTACCGAGGACGAAATCACGACACAGTACGACATGAAGATGGTCGAGGAGATCGGCCTCTTGAAAATGGACTTCCTCGGCTTGCGGACGCTCACCGTTGTCGATGACGCCCTTCGGATGATCGCCGAGAACCACGCTGATGCCGTCATCGATATCGACAACCTCAGTCTTGATGACCCCAAGGTGTACCAGCTATTCGCCCGAGGAGACACGATCGGCATCTTTCAGTTTGAATCGAGCGGCATGCGCGATTACCTGCGGAAGCTCCGTCCGGAGACGTTTGCCGATATTACTGCCATGAACGCGCTGTATCGACCGGGACCGCTCGATGCCAAGCAGGCTGACGGCTCCACCATGATCGATATCTATATCAACTGCAAGCACGGCGCCAAGGATATTCACTTCCTGCATCCGACACTGGAACGGATTCTCGGCGAGACTTATGGCGTCATCGTGTTCCAAGAGCAGGTATTGCAGATCGCCAACCAGCTCGCGGGGTATTCGCTTGGCAAAGCGGACCTCCTGCGCAAGGCGATGGGGAAGAAAGACGCGGCGCTGATGGCGGCACAGAAAAAGGAGTTCCTCGAGGGGACCGACAAGCACAAGATAGACCGCAAGGTATCTGAAGAGATATTTCATCAGATCGAGACCTTTGCCCGCTACGGGTTCAACAAGGCCCACGCGACCTGCTATGCGCTGATAGCGTATCAGACCGCCTGGCTGAAGTGCTACTACCCGCACGAGTTCATGGCAGCCCTCATGACTTCGGAAATCAGCGACACCGACCGCATCTATACGCTGCTCGAAGAAGCTCGACGGCTCGGGATCAAAGTGGAGCCACCCGATGTCAACGAATCTCAGACCGACTTCAGTGTGGTGGCAGGCAGGATCCGGTTCGGCCTTCTGGCGGTCAAGAATGTCGGGGAAGGTGCTGCTCGTTCGGTGGTGGAAGCTCGACAACAAAGGGGCGTTTTCAAGAGCCTTGCGGAGCTTGCGAGCCGCGTCCCCGCCCGTCACCTGAATCGACGCACACTTGAGGCGCTGATCGCCGCCGGCGCTTGTGATTCGCTGGAAGGCAACCGGGCACAGAAATTCGAAGCGGTTGAGCCGATGCTGAACTACGGTCACCGCGTGGCCGAAACCGCCAACTCTCATGACCTGTTCGCCGGATCCGGTGGCGTGCAACGGGTCGCGCCGGCACTCCCAAACGTCCCAGACTGGCCGACCGCCAAAAAACTGGCCGAAGAGAAAGCCATGCTGGGTTTCTACATATCCGGCCACCCCCTGGACAAATTCCGCGATGAACTGGTCTGCTTTTCCACCTCCAGCCTGGCCGACCTCAAACAGGCAAACGACGGTCGCGAAGTGACGGTCGGCGGCATCATTACGACGGTCAAGAAGATGGTAGACAAAAAAGGGAATCTCATGGCCTTCGTGGGGCTTGAAGATTTTTCCGGCGGCGCCGAGCTGATCTGTTTCTCCGACTGTTTCGATAAGAACAAGGCGCACATAGAAGTAGACAGTATCGTGCTGGTTTCTGGACGCGTCTCAACGCGAGAGGGAGAAGCCGCGAAGGTGATCACCTCAGAGGTCATGCCGCTCGAAAGCCTCTCGGAACGATTCAGTTGCCAACTCGTTATAAAGGTCGATGCGGATTGTACCGAGACACAGATGGACAGGGTGCTGGCCGTGTTAAAGGAGCACCCGGGCGAGGCGCCGGTCCTACTGGCGGCTCGTCACAACGGGTCAGAAGTGTATATTCGTTCTCGGAAATACGCGGTCAGCGCTGATTTCACTCTGCTCAACGCTCTCAAAGAGCTTTTGGGTGATTCGGCGGCGCATCTCAGGAAGGTAACCACACGCAACGGCTTCTGA